Proteins found in one Campylobacter concisus genomic segment:
- the bcp gene encoding thioredoxin-dependent thiol peroxidase, producing MSEFSKADLERKITLEVGDKAPEFEALNQDGVKVALKDFVGKNVVLYFYPKDNTPGCTTEACEFSANYDQFIKNDTVIIGVSPDSVKSHVGFIAKQNLKHILLSDEDKEISKLYGVWQVKKNYGKEYLGIARSTFVIGKDGKIAKIYKSVKAKDHAAKVLADLAK from the coding sequence ATGAGCGAATTTAGCAAAGCAGACTTAGAAAGAAAGATAACGCTTGAGGTTGGCGATAAAGCGCCAGAGTTTGAAGCACTAAATCAAGACGGTGTAAAGGTCGCATTAAAAGACTTTGTGGGCAAAAATGTAGTGCTTTACTTCTACCCAAAGGACAACACTCCAGGCTGCACAACTGAGGCTTGCGAATTTAGCGCAAACTACGATCAGTTTATCAAAAACGATACAGTTATCATCGGCGTTAGCCCAGATAGTGTGAAGTCTCACGTTGGCTTTATCGCAAAGCAAAATTTAAAGCACATTCTATTAAGCGACGAGGATAAAGAAATTTCAAAGCTTTATGGTGTTTGGCAAGTTAAGAAAAACTACGGCAAAGAGTATCTTGGTATAGCAAGAAGCACATTTGTGATCGGCAAAGACGGCAAGATAGCTAAAATTTACAAAAGCGTAAAAGCCAAAGACCACGCCGCAAAAGTGCTAGCTGATCTAGCAAAATAA
- a CDS encoding prohibitin family protein, whose protein sequence is MPADLNDYFNKKKPGNDNRGSSQNSDKEPPFKKDFKMPNLPSGFGKFGALAYIVIAIIAIFAITQPFKVIHSGEVGIKSTAGKYEPNPLQPGFHFFLPFIQDIIIVDTRVRIINYTSGEDMGESMQKSYQGVGAGILRKNSISVLDARNLPVSIDITVQYRLNPENAPQTIASWGLSWESKIVDPVVRDVVRSIAGKYTAEELPTKRNDLARQIDDGIRKDIDSQPNKPVELLTVQLREIILPSKVKEQIERVQIAKQEAERTKYEVERANQEALKQAALAEGTAKAAIIEAKGKADAIKIEADATAYANKEVAKSVDQNLLNLKQIETQNKFNEALKENKDAKIFLTPGGAVPNIWLDAKDKARASSVSER, encoded by the coding sequence ATGCCCGCTGATTTAAACGATTATTTCAATAAAAAAAAGCCAGGTAATGACAACAGAGGCTCTAGTCAAAATAGCGACAAAGAGCCGCCTTTCAAAAAGGACTTTAAAATGCCAAATTTACCAAGTGGCTTTGGTAAATTTGGAGCACTTGCCTACATTGTAATTGCAATTATTGCTATTTTTGCTATCACTCAGCCATTTAAAGTGATTCACTCAGGCGAAGTTGGCATCAAGTCTACGGCAGGTAAATATGAGCCAAATCCTTTGCAGCCAGGCTTTCACTTCTTTTTACCTTTTATCCAAGATATCATCATCGTAGATACCAGAGTTAGGATCATAAACTATACTTCTGGCGAGGATATGGGCGAATCAATGCAAAAATCATATCAAGGTGTTGGTGCTGGAATTTTACGTAAAAATTCTATTTCAGTGCTTGATGCTAGAAATTTACCAGTTAGCATTGATATTACTGTGCAATACCGTTTAAATCCAGAAAATGCCCCTCAAACCATTGCCTCTTGGGGTCTTAGCTGGGAGAGCAAGATAGTTGATCCTGTCGTTCGTGACGTGGTTCGTAGTATCGCTGGTAAATATACAGCAGAAGAGCTTCCAACAAAGAGAAACGATCTAGCAAGACAAATCGATGATGGCATAAGAAAAGACATCGACTCTCAGCCAAATAAGCCAGTTGAGCTTTTAACAGTGCAGCTTCGTGAGATCATCTTGCCTTCAAAGGTAAAAGAGCAGATCGAGCGCGTCCAAATCGCTAAACAAGAAGCCGAAAGAACAAAATATGAAGTAGAAAGAGCAAATCAAGAAGCCTTAAAACAAGCCGCACTTGCTGAAGGTACCGCTAAAGCTGCGATTATTGAAGCAAAAGGTAAGGCTGATGCCATTAAAATCGAGGCTGACGCAACTGCGTATGCGAACAAAGAGGTCGCAAAAAGTGTCGATCAAAATCTACTAAATTTAAAGCAGATCGAGACGCAAAACAAATTTAACGAGGCTCTAAAAGAAAACAAAGATGCTAAAATTTTCTTAACACCTGGTGGGGCTGTGCCAAACATCTGGCTAGATGCAAAAGATAAAGCAAGGGCTAGCTCAGTAAGCGAGAGATAA
- the hisIE gene encoding bifunctional phosphoribosyl-AMP cyclohydrolase/phosphoribosyl-ATP diphosphatase HisIE, with protein MNSVTKSIDWQKVGGLLPVVVCDHATNEVLMLAYMNEEALNLSLSSRYAHYFSRTKNRIWKKGEESGNTQEIKAAFLDCDNDTLLLKVIQNGSAACHTGARSCFFNEINLHDGKILDTKTEVKKINYGVLDELYHVIEDRKLNANPEASYVASLFKKGENQILKKVGEEAGEFIMAAKDLSFAENSKQNEQKAKDDLIYEAADLCFHALVALSAHNIHPDAVKNELARRFGMSGIEEKRSRDVK; from the coding sequence ATGAATAGCGTAACAAAAAGTATAGACTGGCAAAAGGTTGGTGGATTGCTTCCAGTAGTGGTTTGCGATCATGCCACAAATGAAGTTTTAATGCTTGCTTACATGAATGAAGAAGCATTAAATTTAAGTCTATCTAGCCGTTACGCTCACTACTTTTCACGTACTAAAAATAGAATTTGGAAAAAAGGCGAAGAAAGTGGCAATACTCAGGAGATAAAGGCTGCTTTTTTAGACTGCGACAACGATACTTTGCTTTTAAAGGTGATTCAAAACGGAAGCGCTGCTTGTCACACTGGAGCAAGGTCGTGTTTTTTTAATGAGATAAATTTGCATGACGGTAAAATTTTAGATACAAAAACTGAAGTCAAAAAAATAAATTATGGCGTACTTGACGAGCTTTACCATGTAATAGAAGATAGAAAGCTAAATGCTAACCCTGAAGCTTCATATGTGGCAAGTCTTTTTAAAAAAGGCGAAAATCAAATTTTAAAGAAAGTTGGCGAAGAGGCTGGCGAATTTATAATGGCCGCAAAGGATCTTAGCTTCGCAGAAAACTCAAAGCAAAATGAGCAAAAAGCAAAAGATGATCTGATCTACGAAGCAGCCGATCTTTGCTTTCATGCACTTGTAGCACTTTCGGCCCATAATATCCATCCAGATGCTGTAAAAAACGAACTTGCAAGGCGTTTTGGCATGAGCGGCATTGAAGAGAAAAGATCGCGAGATGTTAAATAG
- a CDS encoding thiol:disulfide interchange protein DsbA/DsbL, with product MKLIKLLILSAFFALNLSALTEGVEYQTLAKPLNVPKNSVVKVFSYDCPHCYKFDRTITRKLMSKLDGVKFIPYHLSTKGKLGETTSKIFAALISIDEANGTDLLSDESKFKQAKFAIYKARHDEKDDFSDGKDKEKFINLALKAAHVSKDDYEKALNSEIAKELLDAWFASYDVASISGVPAFVVSGKYLINLSAASSIDEMAKIIQDLLDK from the coding sequence ATGAAGCTTATAAAATTGCTAATTTTAAGTGCGTTTTTTGCACTAAATTTATCAGCACTAACTGAAGGTGTGGAGTATCAAACTCTAGCAAAACCGCTTAATGTGCCTAAAAACTCGGTAGTTAAGGTCTTTAGCTACGACTGCCCACACTGCTATAAATTTGACCGAACGATCACAAGAAAGCTGATGTCAAAGCTTGATGGGGTTAAATTTATCCCATATCACCTAAGCACAAAAGGCAAGCTTGGCGAGACAACAAGTAAAATTTTCGCCGCTCTTATATCGATAGATGAGGCAAATGGCACTGATCTACTAAGCGATGAGTCAAAATTTAAGCAAGCAAAATTTGCGATCTATAAAGCAAGACATGATGAAAAAGATGATTTTAGTGATGGCAAAGACAAAGAGAAATTTATAAATTTAGCCCTTAAAGCAGCTCACGTGAGCAAGGACGACTACGAAAAAGCACTAAATAGCGAAATAGCAAAAGAGCTTTTAGACGCATGGTTCGCCTCTTATGATGTGGCAAGTATCAGCGGTGTGCCAGCTTTTGTAGTAAGTGGCAAATACTTAATAAACTTAAGCGCAGCTTCATCAATCGATGAGATGGCAAAGATCATACAAGACCTTTTAGATAAGTAG
- a CDS encoding DUF2393 family protein has protein sequence MLNSIKHNLLFVLQNAKLIDFLTYGWIFLAFILIVLLGIFIAIKSWWQIGFLFILAAFFGLFVGNYYANKYINENLRPVSISKIITKQLQYVDALMVDFNITNNSNNALSICKIELDFYLSSRQNTKDFFNSLNPFARKRIILNEEFLPKQSIEIKEFVNDFAFIDYNISKKVECF, from the coding sequence ATGTTAAATAGCATTAAGCACAACTTGCTTTTTGTATTGCAAAATGCAAAGCTCATTGATTTTCTAACCTATGGCTGGATATTTTTAGCATTTATATTAATTGTACTTTTAGGAATTTTTATTGCGATAAAGTCGTGGTGGCAGATAGGATTTTTATTTATTTTGGCTGCTTTTTTCGGACTTTTTGTAGGTAATTACTACGCGAACAAATATATAAATGAAAATTTAAGACCAGTTAGCATAAGCAAAATAATAACCAAGCAGCTTCAATATGTTGATGCACTAATGGTTGATTTTAATATTACAAATAATTCAAATAATGCACTTAGTATCTGTAAAATCGAGCTTGACTTCTATCTAAGTTCAAGGCAAAATACGAAAGATTTTTTTAACTCACTTAATCCATTTGCTAGAAAAAGAATCATCTTAAACGAGGAATTTTTGCCAAAGCAAAGCATTGAGATTAAAGAATTTGTCAATGATTTCGCATTTATAGATTACAATATCTCTAAAAAAGTGGAGTGTTTTTGA
- a CDS encoding branched-chain amino acid transaminase encodes MNASEFIWMDGKLVKWDDAKVHVLTHSLHYANAVFEGTRAYKTKKGLAIFRLQDHTKRLLRSAKMTVLNVPYTEEELEKAQIELLRANKYDGNVYIRPLIFLGYGVMGVAHTKAPVQTAIASWEWGAYLGDEGLEKGIRVKISSFAKLAPAAQMNRAKASSNYLSSQMANYEAKEAGYDEALLLDSEGFVAEGPGECFFIVENGALITPPNDNSLLSITQDTVIKLAHDLDIEVRRERITRDQAYTADEAFFTGTAAEVTPINSIDNRIIGNGARGEVTKRLQKAYFDVVYGLNKKYESFLTYI; translated from the coding sequence ATGAATGCTTCAGAATTTATCTGGATGGATGGAAAATTAGTTAAATGGGACGATGCAAAAGTACACGTTCTAACTCACTCTTTGCACTACGCTAATGCCGTATTTGAGGGTACAAGAGCTTATAAAACAAAAAAAGGTCTAGCTATTTTTAGACTCCAAGATCATACAAAAAGGCTTTTAAGATCAGCAAAAATGACTGTTTTAAATGTACCTTACACTGAGGAAGAGCTTGAAAAAGCGCAAATAGAGCTTCTTCGTGCAAATAAATATGACGGCAATGTTTATATCCGCCCACTTATATTTTTAGGATACGGCGTAATGGGTGTAGCTCACACAAAAGCACCAGTGCAAACCGCTATCGCTTCATGGGAATGGGGTGCTTATCTTGGCGATGAAGGCCTAGAAAAAGGCATTAGAGTTAAAATTTCAAGCTTTGCCAAACTTGCGCCTGCTGCTCAAATGAACAGAGCAAAAGCTAGCTCAAACTACCTAAGCTCACAAATGGCAAACTACGAGGCAAAAGAGGCTGGATACGATGAGGCACTACTGCTTGATAGCGAAGGCTTTGTAGCTGAAGGTCCTGGTGAGTGCTTCTTTATCGTTGAAAATGGTGCATTGATCACTCCACCAAATGACAACAGCCTACTTAGCATCACTCAAGATACAGTTATCAAACTTGCTCACGACCTTGACATCGAAGTAAGAAGAGAGCGCATCACAAGAGATCAGGCTTACACAGCTGACGAGGCATTTTTCACAGGTACTGCAGCTGAAGTAACACCGATAAATAGCATAGATAACCGCATCATTGGTAACGGAGCTAGAGGAGAAGTGACAAAGAGACTACAAAAAGCTTATTTTGACGTAGTTTATGGACTAAATAAAAAATATGAATCATTTTTAACATATATTTAA
- the dapB gene encoding 4-hydroxy-tetrahydrodipicolinate reductase encodes MVKIGLYGASGKMAQSIISCLKDEKDATLSIAFSQKNQVENLSSDLLTNDFAKFFEACDVIIDFSQKEATMALLNYARTNPKPLVIGTTGLNDEDKNLLHLASGTMPILYATNMSLGVAVLNRLARIASKTLREFDIEIVEQHHRHKKDAPSGTAMTLAGCVAEARDLNLKDVLVTGRVGMVGERSKDEIAVMALRGGDVVGRHTVGFYNDGEFIELNHTATSRATFSKGAIRAAIWLKDQSSGLYSIDDSLGLDD; translated from the coding sequence TTGGTAAAAATAGGCCTTTATGGTGCTAGTGGAAAGATGGCTCAAAGTATCATTTCTTGTTTAAAAGATGAAAAAGATGCCACTTTAAGCATCGCTTTTAGCCAAAAAAATCAGGTTGAAAATTTAAGTAGCGATCTTTTGACAAATGACTTTGCTAAATTTTTTGAAGCATGCGATGTAATAATCGACTTTAGTCAAAAAGAGGCGACTATGGCACTGCTAAACTACGCTAGAACTAATCCAAAACCACTAGTTATAGGTACGACCGGGTTAAATGACGAAGATAAAAACTTACTCCACCTAGCATCAGGAACTATGCCTATTCTTTACGCAACAAATATGAGTTTGGGTGTGGCTGTACTAAACCGCCTTGCAAGGATTGCTTCAAAAACATTAAGAGAATTTGACATAGAGATCGTAGAGCAACACCATAGGCACAAAAAGGACGCTCCAAGTGGTACAGCGATGACATTAGCTGGTTGCGTGGCTGAGGCTAGGGATTTAAATTTAAAAGATGTTTTAGTCACTGGTAGAGTTGGCATGGTGGGCGAAAGAAGCAAGGACGAGATCGCAGTTATGGCACTTCGTGGTGGAGATGTGGTCGGTCGCCACACAGTTGGCTTTTATAATGACGGCGAGTTTATTGAGCTAAATCACACCGCAACAAGTAGGGCAACCTTTTCAAAAGGTGCGATCAGGGCTGCTATTTGGCTAAAAGATCAAAGTAGTGGTCTATACTCGATAGACGATAGTTTAGGGCTTGATGATTAA
- the purF gene encoding amidophosphoribosyltransferase, which translates to MCAIVGIINSKDAAKTAYYALFSMQHRGQEASGISVCDDGEISTHKGNGLVTEVFNEEILRSLKGDMAIGHNRYATAGKNSGRDAQPIAANYSLGQISIVHNGNLVNKDEVRDELIKDGAIFQTNMDTENIIHLIARNHSEHLQDRIIAALDKIKGAYCLLIQSRHKTFAIRDRWGVRPLSLGKLKDGGYIVASETCAFDLVGASFIRDIRPGEMIVFEHGKSEFQSIQIYDPDPRICAFEYIYFARPDSVIEGKSIYEVRKKMGEVLAKKSKIKADFVVPVPDSGVPAALGYANESKIPFELAITRNHYVGRTFIEPSQEMRNLKVKLKLNPMSSVLKGKSIVVIDDSIVRGTTSKKVVDLLRHAGAKEIHFRVACPELKYPERYGIDTPSFEELISSKKNAEEVREYIGADSLEFLSIDELKESIGNERKYSLVSFDGDYFIK; encoded by the coding sequence ATGTGTGCAATAGTTGGTATTATAAATTCTAAAGATGCAGCAAAGACTGCCTATTATGCGTTATTTTCTATGCAGCATCGCGGTCAAGAGGCTAGCGGTATTAGTGTTTGTGATGACGGAGAAATTTCTACTCACAAGGGTAATGGTCTGGTTACAGAGGTTTTTAATGAAGAAATTTTAAGATCGCTAAAAGGCGATATGGCGATCGGTCACAACCGCTATGCAACGGCTGGTAAAAACTCGGGTCGTGATGCCCAGCCAATAGCCGCTAATTACTCTTTGGGACAAATTTCAATCGTCCATAATGGAAATTTGGTAAATAAAGATGAGGTTAGAGATGAGCTTATTAAAGATGGTGCGATATTTCAGACAAATATGGATACTGAAAATATCATCCATCTAATTGCAAGAAACCATAGCGAACACTTGCAGGACCGTATTATCGCGGCACTTGACAAGATAAAAGGTGCTTATTGTTTGCTTATCCAGTCACGCCATAAAACCTTTGCCATAAGAGATCGCTGGGGTGTTAGACCACTAAGCCTTGGCAAGCTAAAAGATGGTGGATATATCGTAGCTAGCGAGACTTGTGCTTTTGATCTTGTGGGGGCTAGCTTTATAAGAGATATTAGGCCTGGTGAGATGATAGTTTTTGAACATGGAAAAAGTGAGTTTCAAAGTATTCAAATTTATGATCCAGATCCTAGAATTTGTGCATTTGAATATATCTATTTCGCACGTCCAGATAGCGTGATAGAAGGTAAAAGTATCTATGAAGTTAGAAAAAAAATGGGTGAAGTACTAGCTAAGAAGAGCAAAATTAAAGCAGATTTTGTCGTACCTGTACCAGATAGCGGAGTACCAGCAGCGCTTGGATATGCAAATGAGAGCAAGATCCCTTTTGAGCTAGCTATCACCAGAAACCACTATGTTGGTAGAACCTTCATCGAGCCAAGCCAAGAGATGAGAAATTTAAAGGTTAAGCTAAAACTTAACCCGATGTCATCGGTTCTAAAAGGTAAAAGCATCGTTGTTATCGATGATAGTATAGTTCGCGGTACTACTTCAAAAAAGGTGGTTGATCTTTTAAGACATGCGGGCGCTAAAGAGATTCATTTTAGAGTCGCATGCCCTGAGCTTAAATACCCTGAGCGATACGGTATCGATACGCCAAGTTTTGAAGAGTTAATAAGCTCTAAAAAAAATGCAGAGGAAGTAAGAGAATATATCGGTGCAGATAGCTTAGAATTTTTAAGTATAGACGAACTTAAAGAAAGTATCGGCAATGAGCGAAAATATTCGCTTGTAAGCTTTGATGGTGACTATTTCATAAAGTGA
- a CDS encoding tautomerase family protein codes for MPYVNIKIAGPEPTKEQKDQVFKEVTETLVRVLGKKKEAIMIFIETHDASNIGVGGESVEDKRKGMK; via the coding sequence ATGCCTTATGTTAATATCAAAATAGCAGGCCCAGAGCCAACAAAAGAGCAAAAAGATCAAGTTTTTAAAGAGGTGACTGAGACGCTTGTAAGAGTGCTTGGCAAGAAAAAAGAGGCGATTATGATTTTCATAGAAACTCACGATGCTAGCAACATCGGCGTAGGTGGCGAAAGCGTAGAAGATAAGAGAAAGGGGATGAAATGA
- a CDS encoding DUF2393 family protein gives MSSAYFTIVHIIVLFAIALLSILFLVLSLRAERKLFLSLFFTNILVSTTLAVFLMLVLDKYTKKGMLENVKSERILRNESIVFKGQVRNIGKFTISNCTLTVKLINQPLNKNDLGGEAFFKPSGLSFFSWVLGTDKDERPNTVEYKFDVAKNLPKQKSTPFTVYMPYPPYFKNGMNITKLNCY, from the coding sequence ATGAGCTCAGCATATTTTACGATCGTTCATATTATCGTTCTTTTTGCGATTGCTCTGCTTTCTATTTTATTTCTTGTTCTCTCACTTAGAGCTGAGCGAAAGTTATTTTTATCACTATTTTTTACAAACATTCTAGTCTCAACCACACTTGCTGTTTTTTTGATGCTAGTGCTTGATAAATACACAAAAAAAGGCATGCTCGAAAATGTAAAAAGTGAGCGAATTTTGCGAAATGAAAGTATTGTTTTTAAGGGACAAGTGAGAAATATTGGTAAATTTACAATTAGCAACTGCACGCTGACAGTCAAACTAATCAACCAACCGCTAAATAAAAATGACCTTGGCGGTGAAGCATTTTTTAAGCCAAGTGGGCTTTCATTTTTCTCATGGGTTCTTGGTACAGATAAGGACGAGAGGCCAAATACAGTTGAATATAAATTTGATGTAGCCAAAAATTTACCAAAGCAAAAAAGCACACCATTTACCGTATATATGCCATATCCGCCTTATTTTAAAAATGGCATGAATATCACAAAACTAAATTGCTACTAA